The proteins below come from a single Leptolyngbya sp. 'hensonii' genomic window:
- a CDS encoding cupin domain-containing protein, which translates to MLILKREEGQRVQVLSDRVCIKLKSAHSFNSMTVATVDVPPNGYVPPHTHTKEEESFYMLEGSMVMYLNGEEFTIEPGDFVHVPAKTPHGYKNNSNQAVKFLAWTIGGAIDEFFIEMSDKVRDLPDDLSKISAILEKHGIQMNEPLEM; encoded by the coding sequence ATGCTGATATTAAAACGTGAAGAAGGTCAGAGGGTACAAGTTTTGAGTGATCGGGTGTGCATCAAATTAAAGTCTGCCCACTCGTTCAATAGCATGACAGTTGCGACTGTTGATGTTCCTCCAAATGGTTATGTGCCTCCCCATACGCATACCAAAGAAGAAGAAAGCTTCTATATGCTAGAAGGTTCAATGGTGATGTATTTGAATGGTGAAGAGTTTACGATCGAGCCAGGTGACTTTGTACATGTGCCTGCAAAAACACCCCACGGCTATAAGAACAATTCCAACCAAGCCGTCAAGTTTCTGGCATGGACGATCGGAGGCGCAATTGACGAGTTTTTCATCGAAATGTCAGATAAAGTTAGAGATTTACCTGACGATCTATCTAAAATTTCTGCAATTCTTGAGAAGCATGGTATTCAAATGAATGAACCACTTGAGATGTAG
- a CDS encoding ester cyclase, with protein sequence MTNQESNKNLIRHWLANGNNGFSAGFKDYISLDFVGHSRDGVIDFHELQRLELAFVEAFPDSHYSVEDLIAENDRVVLRVTTRGTHRKEFHGIAPTNRKVEFTGIVIYRIQDGKIVECWDEINFAHLWKQITE encoded by the coding sequence ATGACAAATCAAGAGAGCAATAAAAATCTCATAAGGCATTGGCTTGCCAATGGCAATAATGGATTTTCTGCTGGCTTTAAAGATTATATATCTTTAGATTTTGTTGGCCACAGTCGAGACGGCGTGATTGATTTTCATGAGCTTCAGCGATTGGAGTTGGCATTCGTAGAAGCGTTTCCAGACTCTCATTATTCAGTAGAAGATTTGATCGCTGAGAATGATAGAGTTGTTCTTCGTGTCACAACAAGAGGAACTCACAGAAAAGAGTTTCACGGTATCGCCCCTACGAATCGAAAAGTAGAGTTTACCGGCATCGTTATCTACAGAATTCAGGATGGCAAAATTGTGGAGTGTTGGGATGAAATAAACTTTGCTCATTTATGGAAGCAAATAACTGAGTAA